From the Musa acuminata AAA Group cultivar baxijiao chromosome BXJ3-7, Cavendish_Baxijiao_AAA, whole genome shotgun sequence genome, one window contains:
- the LOC135642538 gene encoding protein trichome birefringence-like 3 isoform X1 has product MAVVISAVAFTGLIFTEDLRALTGTSILKLTACSRKDDAVTKSSKVSSEERDNMSVLDDDIVDEDKIGFSARECSVSEGRWVFNRSQEPLYSHRSCPYLDRQAQCMRNGRPDDSYLYWVWEMDDCTLPRFNAAVVLEKLRGKRLMFVGDSLQRAQWQSFVCLVQAQIPPEHKSMNRSRSLSVFRAKEYNATIEFYWAPFLVKSNTDGHIIADTSKRIIRVDSITKHARHWIGVDILVFNTYVWWMSGQRIKSLWGSFANGEEGFEELDAVVAYRIGLKTWANWIDSTLNPNATRVFFTTMSPTHMRSADWHNRNGIKCYNETEPVRERGYWGSGSDRRIMQVVAGVVGRMRVPVTFLNITQLSEHRIDGHTSVYTEFQGKILSEEQKANPLRYADCIHWCLPGVPDTWNQLLYAYL; this is encoded by the exons ATGGCGGTTGTCATCTCTGCCGTCGCGTTCACTGGGTTGATCTTCACCGAGGACCTTCGTGCTCTTACTGGTACATCGATTCTTAAGCTTACAGCTTGTTCTAGAAAGGATGATGCAGTAACCAAGTCTAGTAAGGTGTCTTCAG AGGAGAGAGACAACATGTCTGTTCTCGACGACGACATCGTTGATGAAGACAAGATCGGATTCAGTGCCAGGGAGTGCAGCGTTTCGGAGGGGAGGTGGGTCTTCAACCGGTCTCAGGAGCCTCTGTACTCCCACCGAAGTTGCCCCTACTTAGATCGGCAAGCACAATGCATGAGGAACGGAAGGCCTGACGACAGCTACCTGTACTGGGTGTGGGAGATGGATGACTGCACGCTGCCAAG ATTCAATGCTGCTGTGGTGCTTGAGAAGCTGAGAGGGAAGAGGCTGATGTTTGTGGGGGACTCACTGCAAAGAGCCCAATGGCAGTCATTCGTCTGCCTCGTGCAAGCTCAGATACCACCAGAACACAAGTCCATGAACCGCAGTCGATCTCTCTCTGTCTTCAGGGCGAAG GAGTACAACGCCACCATCGAGTTCTACTGGGCGCCGTTCCTCGTCAAATCCAACACAGACGGACACATTATCGCTGACACGAGCAAACGAATCATACGAGTAGATTCCATCACCAAGCATGCTCGTCATTGGATCGGCGTCGACATCCTTGTCTTCAATACCTATGTCTGGTGGATGAGCGGCCaacgaatcaaatcctt GTGGGGCTCCTTCGCTAATGGAGAAGAAGGGTTCGAGGAACTGGACGCGGTGGTCGCCTACAGAATCGGCCTCAAGACGTGGGCTAATTGGATTGATTCGACACTAAATCCAAATGCCACAAGAGTCTTCTTCACCACAATGTCCCCCACGCACATGAG GAGCGCAGACTGGCACAACAGGAACGGGATCAAGTGCTACAATGAGACGGAGCCCGTCAGGGAAAGAGGATACTGGGGAAGCGGCTCCGATCGAAGAATAATGCAGGTGGTCGCAGGCGTAGTGGGGAGGATGAGAGTCCCGGTGACCTTCCTCAACATAACGCAGCTCTCGGAGCATCGGATCGATGGGCACACCTCGGTCTACACAGAGTTCCAGGGGAAGATCTTGTCGGAGGAGCAGAAGGCGAATCCCCTGCGCTATGCCGACTGCATCCACTGGTGTTTGCCTGGAGTTCCCGATACATGGAACCAACTCCTCTACGCTTATCTGTGA
- the LOC135642538 gene encoding protein trichome birefringence-like 3 isoform X2: MSVLDDDIVDEDKIGFSARECSVSEGRWVFNRSQEPLYSHRSCPYLDRQAQCMRNGRPDDSYLYWVWEMDDCTLPRFNAAVVLEKLRGKRLMFVGDSLQRAQWQSFVCLVQAQIPPEHKSMNRSRSLSVFRAKEYNATIEFYWAPFLVKSNTDGHIIADTSKRIIRVDSITKHARHWIGVDILVFNTYVWWMSGQRIKSLWGSFANGEEGFEELDAVVAYRIGLKTWANWIDSTLNPNATRVFFTTMSPTHMRSADWHNRNGIKCYNETEPVRERGYWGSGSDRRIMQVVAGVVGRMRVPVTFLNITQLSEHRIDGHTSVYTEFQGKILSEEQKANPLRYADCIHWCLPGVPDTWNQLLYAYL, encoded by the exons ATGTCTGTTCTCGACGACGACATCGTTGATGAAGACAAGATCGGATTCAGTGCCAGGGAGTGCAGCGTTTCGGAGGGGAGGTGGGTCTTCAACCGGTCTCAGGAGCCTCTGTACTCCCACCGAAGTTGCCCCTACTTAGATCGGCAAGCACAATGCATGAGGAACGGAAGGCCTGACGACAGCTACCTGTACTGGGTGTGGGAGATGGATGACTGCACGCTGCCAAG ATTCAATGCTGCTGTGGTGCTTGAGAAGCTGAGAGGGAAGAGGCTGATGTTTGTGGGGGACTCACTGCAAAGAGCCCAATGGCAGTCATTCGTCTGCCTCGTGCAAGCTCAGATACCACCAGAACACAAGTCCATGAACCGCAGTCGATCTCTCTCTGTCTTCAGGGCGAAG GAGTACAACGCCACCATCGAGTTCTACTGGGCGCCGTTCCTCGTCAAATCCAACACAGACGGACACATTATCGCTGACACGAGCAAACGAATCATACGAGTAGATTCCATCACCAAGCATGCTCGTCATTGGATCGGCGTCGACATCCTTGTCTTCAATACCTATGTCTGGTGGATGAGCGGCCaacgaatcaaatcctt GTGGGGCTCCTTCGCTAATGGAGAAGAAGGGTTCGAGGAACTGGACGCGGTGGTCGCCTACAGAATCGGCCTCAAGACGTGGGCTAATTGGATTGATTCGACACTAAATCCAAATGCCACAAGAGTCTTCTTCACCACAATGTCCCCCACGCACATGAG GAGCGCAGACTGGCACAACAGGAACGGGATCAAGTGCTACAATGAGACGGAGCCCGTCAGGGAAAGAGGATACTGGGGAAGCGGCTCCGATCGAAGAATAATGCAGGTGGTCGCAGGCGTAGTGGGGAGGATGAGAGTCCCGGTGACCTTCCTCAACATAACGCAGCTCTCGGAGCATCGGATCGATGGGCACACCTCGGTCTACACAGAGTTCCAGGGGAAGATCTTGTCGGAGGAGCAGAAGGCGAATCCCCTGCGCTATGCCGACTGCATCCACTGGTGTTTGCCTGGAGTTCCCGATACATGGAACCAACTCCTCTACGCTTATCTGTGA